The window TCTTCCAGAGAGGGGGTGATAAAAGCATCGGCTGCCGAATAGCATTTGGCCAAATGGTCATCTTTATTAATAGTGCCCAAAAAAGTAGTTTTAAACGGAAATTCGGGCATTTCTGCATTCTCCTTATTGCCGAAAATAACAATTTCGATATTTTCTTTTTGAATGCCGGAGCGGCGTGCTAAAATTTCTAAAGCTTCTATTAAATAAGGCGTACCTTTATGTTTGTCGTTTTTTGAGGGCATAAAGCCACTCATCAGCACAAATTTATCCGGATTAATTTTCAGGATCTTCTTTGCTTCAGCCTTAACATAAGGCTTAAAAATTTTGGTTTCGATGGTATTCGGAATAACTGTAGTTTTTCTGGTGCCCAGCAAACTGCTGAATTTTACCGATGCAGCCATCCACTTGCTCGGCGCTACAATATGGAAATTTAATTCGGTGTAGGCTTTCTGTTTCCTCATCCAGGTTTTGTGCGAAATATCATGCTTGCCGCTGATTTTTAAAATCGGGCAATTACCACACTGTTGGTGGAAATGTTCGCAGCCATAGCGCACGTGGCAGCCGCCGGTAAAAGCATTGCTATCGTGAAAAGTCCATACAATTGGTTTTTCAAGTTCATCCAGTTGCGCTAAAAATTTAGGATTGAGAAAACCATGGTTTACCCAATGTAAATGGATAATGTCGGCATTTTTAACCTCAGGATGGTTGATAACCGAACGGCCAAACCATTGCAAACTAAAGGGTGTTTTTACCGATTTACTTAACCATTTGGAAAAATATCTTTCTGATAAGATGTTGTAAATGGCCCTGGCTTTTTGTATAGGCGATTTACTAAAGGTGTCTATTTTAGGATTTTGACCAAATTTATAGTAAACCAATACTTTTGAATCGATTCCACTCGCTTTTAAAGCATTGCTCAGGCGTAAGCAGGCACGGCCGGCTCCACCATTTCCATCATAGGTATTTAGGTGTACTACTTTCAAATCAATCAAAAATACATTTTATTGTTTACGATTATAAAATCTGTTGCGTAATTTCATCCACATATTTTATCGTTCTAAAGGTTAGGCATGCCTTTTATCAAAAAAAGGACTGTCTTTCCGGAGCCAAACTAACTTAATCATGATTAAATCCTTACTAAAATCACTTGCAACTCTGGCTTTTTTATGGCCGGCGCATTCATTTTGCCAAAACCAAACTTATTTTGCTGCATATCCAGCTTTAACGCCCGATGCACAGACAATAGTATTTAGCTATGATGGCGATATTTGGAAAGTTCCTGTAAAAGGTGGCGTGGCATCGCGCATTACAGCCATGCAGGGAGAAGAAATTAATCCGAAAATATCTCCTGATGGAAAGTGGCTGGCATTTTCATCTAACCAGTTTGGCAATTACGATGTTTACCTCATGCCTGTTGCGGGTGGAGATATTAAACAGCTAACCTTTAACGATGCGTCCGATGAGGTTGATAACTGGAGCTGGGATTCGAAAACCATTTATTTTACCTCGGGACGCTACAATTCTTTTTCGAGCTATAAAGTAAATGTAAATGGAGGCACAGCGGTGCGTTTATTCAATAACTATTTTAACACTACACACCATATCGCCGAATCGCCAGGCGGAGAGCTGTTCTTTAACGATACCTGGGAAAGTATGCGCTTTGCCAATCGTAAACATTACAAAGGAGCTTACAATCCCGATATCCAATCTTATAACCTGAAAACAAAAAACTATAAACGTTATACCGATTATATTGGTAAAGATTTCTGGACCAGCGTAGATCAGAAAGGAAACGTGTTTTTTGTATCAGATGAAGGTAATGATGAATACAATCTGTACACTTTTATTGCGGGTAAAAAAACCGGGTTGACTAATTTCGATACCTCAATTAAACGTCCGTTCGTTGCTGCAAATGGAACTACTGTAGTATTTGAAAAAGATTATCAGCTGTACACCTACGATGTTGCAACGAAAAAAACGGAAAAGGTAAACATCAGCACTTCGCGTAACCAGGTGTTAAGCAAAGAGCAGGAATATGATGTACGTGGCAATATTTCCGCATTTGATGTCTCAACCGATGGCAAAAAAATGGCCTTTATTTCACGTGGTGAAGTTTTTGTAAGTGATGCTGATGGTAAGTTTATCCGCAAAATTACCAACAGTGGCGAGCGCGCCATGGAATGCAAATGGTTGGCCGATAACAAAACGATTTTGTTTAGCCAAACGGCTAACGGCTATCAAAACTGGTTTACCATAACCGGCGATGGCAAAGGAACGATAAAGCAATTAACAAAGGACAAGGCAAACAACCGCGATATTACCCTGAATAAAACCAAAACCATGGGTGTTTATTTAAGTGGTAGAAATGAACTAAAACTGATTGACCTTAAAAATTTCGAAAGCAAAACGCTGGTAACAGATGAGTTTTGGGCTTTGCAAAGTGCGGCGCCAAGTTTTTCGCCAAACGATGAATATGTACTTTTTACTGTTTACCGCAATTTTGAGCAGGATATTGTAGTGCATAGCATTAAAGGGAATAAAACCATTAATTTAACCAATACAGGCGTTACCGAAACTGGTCCGGCATGGTCACCAGATGGGAAATACATTTTCTTCACCAGTGCCCGTACCAAGCCTTCTTACCCTACCGGAATGGCCAATGCCCATATTTACCGCATGGCTTTAGATAATTATGGAGAGCCTTTCCGTTCGGATAAATTTGATGACCTGTTTAAAGAAACCAAACCTGCTACTACAGAAGTAAAGCCTAATCCGGCAAGCCAAAATGATAAAAAGGCAAAAGCCGATACGGCCAAAAAGAGAACAGATGTTAAGCCTACGCCGAACCCTGCAAACGTAATCACCATTAACACTCAGGATATTCTGGATAGGATAGAGCTGGTTGGCCCTTCTTTTGGTGGTCAGTATGGAACGGATGCTTATGCCAAAGGTGATAAAACTTATGTGTTTTATTCGTCGAACCATGAAGGTGGTGCACCGGGCTTGTACCGTACAACTATTGAGCCTTTTGAAGCCAATAAAACCGAAAAAGTAGCTGATGGTGGCGATTATTCACTGATTCAGGCTGGTGATAAGTTTTTTGTGTTAACGCGGGGAGTAATCAACAAGTATACCTTAGAAGCCAATAAGCTGGATAGGATAGACCATGGCTACAAATTTACCAGAAACTTAAATGCCGAGTTTAACCAGATGTTTTACGAAACCTGGGTAGGACTAGATGAAAATTTCTACGACGAGAAATTCCACGGGGTAGACTGGGATAAAATGAAAACCCGTTATGCTGCGTATTTGCCGTATGTAAATAACCGCAGTGATCTACGCATCCTTTTAAATGATATGCTGGGCGAGCTCAACTCCTCACACATGGGTTTTAATAGTTTGGGAGCCGAAGAGCGTAAAAATTTAACTTATGTAACCAATGAAACCGGAATTATCTTCGACGATGAAAACCCACTAAAAGTAGCGCGTATTGTAGCTAAAAGTAATGCGGCACACATCGGGACAAATATTTTAGCTGGCGATATTTTAACAGAAGTAAACGGAGTTAAGGTAGATGAAAAAATAGATCGCGATTATTATTTCAGTAAACCTTCTTTAGACCGCGAAATGACCCTGACCTTTAGCCGGAACGGTAAGGAAGTTTTTGTCAATGTACATCCCGAAAGTACTGGAGCTTTAAGGGGCAATTTGTACGATGAATGGATTACCCAAAATCATAAAAATGTAGATAAATGGAGCAATAACCGCATTGCTTATTCGTACATGAAAAATATGGGCACCGGAGAGCTCGAAACTTTCCTGCTGGATATGGTGGCTCAGGAAGAAAATAAAGAAGCTATTATTTTAGACCTTCGTTACAATACCGGAGGTAATGTGCACGATGATGTATTGAAATTCCTTTCGCAACGCCCATACCTGCAATGGAAATACCGTGGCGGAAAATTGGCACCACAAAGTAATTTTGGCCCAGCTGCGAAACCGATAGTGCTGTTAATTAACGAGCAATCGTTAAGCGATGCTGAAATGACTGCAGCTGGCTTTAAACAATTAAAACTGGGTAAAATAATCGGTACAGAAACATACCGCTGGATTATTTTCACATCAGCCAAAGGTTTAGTAGACGGTTCTTCATATCGTTTACCATCGTGGGGTTGTTATACCATGGATGGTAAAAACATAGAAAAAGAAGGCGTTAAGCCCGATATTTTTGTGAAAAATACCTTCGAAGACCGCCTGGCTGATAAAGACCCGCAACTGGAAAAAGCAGTTGCCGAGATTTTGAAAGATCTGAAATAGGGTTAATAGGTTAACTGTTTAAATTGGTTAATTGGGCATGATACAGAAAGGTTGTTTTATTGTCGGATTGTTAGCTTGCTGGCAACCGACAATCAAGCAATAGAACGCTCCACAGTTTTAAACAGTTAACCAATTTAAAAGATTAACCAACTTGCTTCAAATTAGCAATAGCGCCAATTTAATAGTCAAGCAATAGAATGCTTTCACAGTTTAAGTAGTTAACCAATTTAAACAATTACCATTTTAGGCAGTTAACCAAATTTTTCCGTTTCTTTGGAGCTGGAATTTTTAAAATATGGCAAATTTATTAACCGACAGGGCTTTTTGGGTAAATTATTGGGAAAGTAAAAAAGGACTTGCCGTTCGGCTACCATCAAACTATTTGTTTCATCGCCAGCTGGCTGATGTGATTCAGCAAAACCAGGTTAAAACAGCTATCGAATTGGGTGGTTTCCCAGGGTATTATGCGGTGTTTTTGAAAAAGTATTTCAAACTGGATGTTACCTTACTGGATTATTTTGTACATCCGCCTGTTGTAAAAGAGCTGTTGGAAAAAAATGAATTGACTGAAAAGGATATCCACATTATTGAAACCGATTTGTTTAATTACACGCCCGAAAAACAATACGACTTGGTACTCAGCTGTGGTTTAATTGAGCACTTTAACGATACAGCCGATATTATTAATCGCCACATTGCATTTGTAAAACCTGGGGGCACTTTATTTATCACCTTACCTAATTTTAAAGCTGTAAATGGCTGGTTCCAGAAGAATTTCGATAAAGAGAACTACGATAAACACAATATCGACAGCATGAACCCTGCTTTGCTTCAGAAAATTTGCGAAGATGCAGGTTTAAAAGAAGTAAAATCGGGCTATTTTGGCCGTTTTAGCGTTTGGCTGGAAAACGAAGACCAAAAATCGGCTGGCGTGCGTGTTTTCAAGAAAGCGGTATGGTTGGCCGGAAAAATATTTACCAAGATTATTCCATTCGAGAGCAAAAATCTATCACCATATATTATATTAGAGGCGAAAAAAAACTAGCGCTCTATGGCAATCAGTTGGGGTTACTCGCCTAAAATTGAAAAATATATCCCTTTGGCCGATTTTCCGGCCGATAAATATTTAATTATTGCCCGTCAGGTAATCGAAAACCTGGGCTGGAAATTAAGTCACATTTCCAAAACAGGGATTATAGCTTATACCCCAATCTCTTTTCAGTCGTACACCGAAGAGATTTCTATCCGTATTCATGGCAATTTTGCCGTGGTAAAAAGCGAGTGCGTTGGCATTCAGATGCTTTTTAACGATTACGGGAAAAACGACCTCAATCTGGAGAAATTTTTTCACGAATTTGAATATGCTCAATTCCACTTGCAGGATATTTGGGATGAAAGTCTGGCCGCATTTCATACCTTAATTGCAACGCAGGATGATACTTATTTTGAGAAAGCTCCGCTAACAGCAAAGAATAAGATTAAGAACATTCTATTCCTTTTTTTACCTCAAAAGGGCTATCTGGTTACGCCCATTCTTGTAATTTTAAATATTATCTATTATGCAATAACCTTTTTATTTATCACAATTGTATTTAAACTTCGTAGTGAAGATGCACTTATTCCTGAGGTAATAACTAACGGGTACTTAAACCTGGGTGCAAACAGCAGGGAACTGGTTTTAGAAGGCCAGCTCTGGCGCTTAATTACGCATCAGTTTATTCATTAAATATCTGGCATGTGTTTTTTAACCTCTATGCGCTCATTTATATCGGGCTCATGGTTGAGCATAAATTGGGTTCGGTTAAATTTCTGATTACTTACTTACTGAGCGGTATTTGTGGTGGTCTGGTGAGCATCATCTTTCATAAAATCGGTTTTATGGCAGGCGCATCGGGAGCCATAATGGGTATTTTTGGTGCTTTTATGGCCTTAAGTGTGAGCAAGGCATTCGAAAAGAACGCAAGCCGAGCGCTGCTAATCAGTACCGTTGTGGTAACTGCCATAATGCTTTTAAATGGTATAGGTGGTAATGTAGATAACAGTGCACATATTGGCGGGCTTGTTTCGGGTTTTGTAATTTGTTACCTGCTTTTTAATGAAAAAGTAGGGCGCTGGAAGATCACATCCGGCTTACAATATGGATTAACAAGTATAATTGTTGTAGTGTTTGCTGCTGCGGTTTTAGCCCTCACACCAAATTATCATAACAGAAAGTTTTACAAGCTACAGTTTGCCTTTGAGCAAAATACTTTCGATTTTAATAAGGTTTATTCCATTCCCTACGATCTGTCGAAAGCCGAAAAGGTAAAGATGATTGACCAGTATGGAATACAGGTATGGCGTAAAAATAAGCAGATTGTTGCCGAAATGAAGAAGCTCAGGCTCGAAAAAAAGGAGAATTACAGAAGAGATTTTGATAGCAAGATTACGAATCTGGGCATCAAAATCTCTGAACTTTTGCACCGCGAATATCTTGAAGGAACATCAAAATACCGCGATGAAATTGAACAGCTTACCGACGAAGTGAATATACTGCGTGGTGAAGCCAGTTCAAGCGAATATAGCCGCGATTAAGCGATTTTTTTGTAAAGCCCTATTTCGCTTAAAGTAATACAAACAGGCGATTTATTGATATTGATTTTTACTTTATTCGTGGTAATAGGGGCATCGAGTTGAATTAATCTTTTGGCACCAATGCTGGTGCCATCGTAAACCTTTTTCCATGCTCCGTTTTCAAAAGCCTCAATGGTATAGGCCTCAATTCTTTGTCCTAACGGAATATATTCCTGCAGGCTAATGATGTCGAAAGTTTTTGAAGCGGGTAAATTAAGTTCAATTGTAGCTTCGTGCACCTGATCTTGTGTAGCCCAGTAGGTTGTTTTGTTGTTATCCAATAATGCTGCTGCATTATATTTGCCACCGCGGCTATTGCTCAGTTTTAGTTTTGCATTTTTAGCCAGATTATTGGCAAAGGTATGCTTAACCATATCGCCGAAGGTTTTTAGAGAGGCAACATCGTCTGCGTGGAGCTGGCCACGGGTATCGGGAGCTAAACCAAGGTCTAAACCGGCACCACGACCAACGCTTTTTAAATATAATTCGAAAAGCGTTTCAGGGCTTTTCGGCTTTTCGTTGGCATGGAAAAACCAGCCTTTTCTTAGTGGAACATCACATTCGGCCGGCATCCAGAATTTTCCGTTTCTAATGCCCTCAGGACTTTGCGGGTAATTGGCCTGGCCCGGAACGGCAACACTTTTTCCATCGGGTGCCATTGGGGTAAAAGTAGCCCAGCTTGTTTCGGCTGCATGTCCGTCTTCGTTTCCTACCCAGCGGATATCCAAACCAATATCACTAAATATGTTAGCCATAGGTTGCATTTTACGGGTAATGGCCCAGGTATTGTTCCAGTCGTAATAGGTGGTATTGTCGATCGAGCGCTTTTCTCTTGCTCCGCCATAGTAACCATCGCCGCCGTTGGCGCCATCATGCCAGCTCATAAAAAGGCCACCATAATTGCTATATAGTTCTTTTAACTGGCCCTGGTAAATGGCTAAATATTTATCAGTTCCGTAAAGGGCATTGTTCCGGTCCCATGGCGAACAGTACACGCCAAACTTTAAGCCATTTTTACGTACTGCCTGCTCAACTTCTTTAACCAGGTTACCTTTTCCGCCTCTGAAAGGGCTCTTGCTGATGTTATAACTGGTTGTTTTGGTTGGCCATAAGGCAAAACCATCATGGTGCTTGGCCACCAAAATAATGCCTTTTAAACCGCCTGCTTTTGCGGCTTTGATAATCTGATCGGCGTTAAAATCAGTTGGATTAAATGTTTTCGGATCTGCATCGCCAAATCCCCATTCTTTATTCTCAAATGTGGTTGGTGTAAAGTGGATTAAACCATATACTTCTGTATCGTGCCATGCGAGCTGGCGTTTAGAAGGTAGCGCTCCGTAAGGTTTGGGCGCGTTTTGGGCATATGTTGCTGCCGAAAGAAATAAAAATAGAATTAATAAAGGTCTCATATTGGTTGTTGCTTAGGCTGACTAAAATACATAAAATAACGGTTGAGCGATTAGAATTAACCAACATTTAACCTGTTGCTCACGTAATTACCAAATTATTTTTCCATCTTGATCGTTACATACGGGCCTCAAACATTTAATTTTATAATGCGTTTAGCTACTATGATTACCATGCTCCAGATTCCTCCCGATGGAGGTACAATATATACCGAAACAAACCTTAACCAGCTCTTTCCCGAGCCTTTTAATACCATAACCAGTGCTTTCTTTTTGGTAATAGCCCTGTATTGGACCATTAAATTGCGCCGAAATTTTAACCAGCATAAATTTTTAAGTGGCGCTTTGGTTTTGCTTTTTATTGGGGGTATTGGCGGAACAACTTATCATGGATTAAGGCGCTGGCCGGTTTTTATTGTGATGGATTGGATGCCGATCATGCTGCTTTGCCTTTCGGCCGGGGTTTACTTTTTAGCTAAACTAACCCGGTGGTATTTTGCCGTTTTAATTGTGGCTGTGTATGCCTTTTTTCAATTTTATGTACGGCAACTTTTTAGTCATGGCGATTTTCAATCATTTATTAATATTAATTACGCTTTTATGGCTGCTTTAGTATTATTTCCAGTGTTTGGCTATCTGGTAAAAACCGATTGGAAAAATGGCAAATGGGTAGGTTTTGCATTAATTGCTTTCATATTTGCCCTTACTTTTCGCATTGCCGATAAATGGGAGATATTCACTATAGGCACTCATTTCTTGTGGCATACTTTCGGGGCTATGGCCTCTTTCTGTATGCTCAACTATATTTACCTGGTGAATCTTAAAAAAACAAAACTTAATTAAAAATTCATTCTTAATAGTTGTATATATTCTATATTAGATCAATAAATAATTTTAAAAATGAAGAAACTATTGATCTTGTCAGCCCTGGTATTGGGTTTAAACTTAAGCTCGAATGCGCAAAGTATTTTAAATAAAGTTGGAACTGCTGCTGCGGCAGCAACTGGCTTCGATGCAAACAGCTTAACATCTACTATTCTGGGTAAACTTACACCTGCATTGAGTTTAACTCCTGCGCAGAAACCAACAGTTACCACGATTATTAAAGATTTTTTGGTGCAGAAAGCCACTATTATGGCTACACAGAAAACAGACCCCGCAGCTTATACGAGCAAATTCGGTAAATTGTATGCAGGTTTAAAATCTAAATTGGGTACAGCCTTAACCGTTGCCCAATTAGCGAAATTTACATCATTAAAACCTGCTGCACCAAGCGCGAGCAACGTTTTATCGCAATTGTTCTTTTAAGAAAAAATCGCCTGTTAAACTTTATTAGCAGGCGATTTTTTCTTGTGGCTTAAAGCAGTTTAGATTTTGCTTTACTGTAATCCAGTTTCTTTTGTTTGCCTATAGCGTATTCTATGCCTCCCCAAAGGTGATTTAAGAATTTTTCTTCAGCCCATGCTTCGTTAGTGTGCCCCATCGAAGTATAAAAGGCCCTTCCACCATCGAAATCGTGGTACCAGCTAAAAGGATGGAAGTCGCCATTTTTACCACCTTTGTACGATTTTTCATCCAGGGTGATTAAAACTTTGATATCAGGGTTGATATCTTTAAAGTTATAAAGCTCATCTTTATGCAGCCATACAGAATCGGTGAAAAATTTGGTCGATGGATGTTTTTTATCTTTAATTACAAATCTGGCATCCTGTATTGCCGGGTGACTGGTGAAATAAGCTCCTGCAAGTTTTCCATACCATGGCCAATCGTATTCGGTATCGGTTGCTGCATGAATACCTACATAACCACCACCTGCCTGGATATACCTTTCGAATGCCGCTTGCTGGGCATCGTTTAATACATCGCCTGTGGTGCTTAGAAAAATTACCGTAGCATATTGCTTAAGATTGGCTTCTGTAAATACATCGGCATTTTCGGTAGTATCTACTTCAAAATTGTGGCTTAAACCCAGTTTTTGGATGGTTGTTTTGCCCACCCCGATAGAACCGTGCCTAAAACCTTTGGTTTTGGAAAAAACCAGGACTTTTGCAGGCTTTTTTACTGCGGTAAATCCCTGAAATAAAATAACGGTTGCGATTAATAGGCACAGTGAAAGGAATTTTTTCATTTTCGATTTGGCTAGTGTGTGTTGTTAATAGTGAAAGCTAAAATTAAGAAAGTTGTTTGATAATTTCTAAACATCTTGCTTCAACCTGCTTACAAACCGGGGCAAATAGGGCATTATCCCAGTAGGGGTCTGTAACTTCGTCGTTATCTAGAAAAAGTTGAATCTTTTTTTCTTCTGCTTCGCTTCTGGCCAAACTTTTAACATCTTTCAAATTATTCCTGTCCATTACCAAAATCAAATCGTATTGGCTAAACATGGTTTGGTTAAATTGTTGCGCGCGTTGTTTACTTATGTCGTAACCAATTTCTTTGGCGGCCGCTATACTTCTGTGATCGGGAGCCTGGCCAATGTGCCAGTTGCCGGTACCTGCCGAGGCGATTTTCCAGTTTAGGTTTTGTTTCTCAGTTAAGTGGCGCATAATGCCTTCTGCCAGGGGCGATCGGCAAATGTTGCCTAGGCATACCATTAAAATTTTCAATGTTACTTGGATTTTGCAGTAAAAATATATGTTACTGTAAAAGTAGTTCCATTTTGCTCGAAAACATATTTATCGGTGATATTTTTCCCTTCTATTTTTACCACCCTTGCATTGCTGCTAAAACCATCGTTAAGGGTTATTTCACTTCCTTTTTTGCTCCATTTGGCATTCTGGTACGAAATCATATCGCACAGCGGGCCGGTTGATGTGATGGCAAAAGTGCCGTTCTCAGAAAAAGAAAGGGTGTAGTTATTGTTTAAGCAACCAGAAGGACCAGACATGGTCATGAAATTGGTTACGGCTTTGCCTTCAATTTGCATGGCCGGACTTACTGTAGCAGATTCTAAGGCCCAATTGTATTTTGTTATTTCAGTAGTGTTTTCAGCATCATTTTTCTTTTTGCAGCCTAATGCCATGCACAGCGTTAAAATTAAGAATAGTTTTTTCATCACGTTTTTTTAGTTTGTTTTGTCTTAAAACGAGTGGGGTAATCAATACGCTACAAAAAAAAAAGTGCCCCGGCCTTTTTCTGACCGGAGCACTTAAATTTGAAATCTATTTCATTAACCGTAAATATCGTTAAGCATTTTGGCCAAGCGTACACCACCTTTTAACAATTGATTGTTGAGCGTGTCTACCCAATCAAAGTTGTAACGATAGCTTAGTTTAGCATCGGCCTTAGTGGTATCGTAAATTTTATTGCAAATGTTGTACGATTCGAAAATGCAATCTTTTAAGCTGGTGTTTTGCCAGTTGTAAAGTTGAACTGCTGAAGCATGATTGATGGCTTTAGCATATTCGGTATAGCTTAATTGCTGATATTCAATCAACTGTTCATCCCAAACGCGGTGGATATTCGATTTTTCGTTAAACCACAGTACCGAAACGCGGTTGCCGCCCAAATCTTCTTTACGCGCTACGTGCATGGGCTGGCATAAATCACCAGCCAGGTGTACCAACATGCGCAATGCTAGTTTCTTTTCATCAGGCGTGCTACCTGCTTTCTTTAAAACGGCAATTAAATCAGGGATTTTGGTATATAAGCTTATCGATTTGTCTGTTTCCAGGAAATTATAAACCCCATCTTTATTTAACCCGGCTGGCAGATTAACAAAGTGCCAGTTGTACATGTAATTGTAGGTCGAATCTGATTTGATGAAATCGCCCCAATTGGCGCACATAGCCAGGCTTTCGTAACCCAAAATACCCTGTACAGCCTTACGGGTTTTGACTTTTAGATAACTATCGGCAATTTCGCCAACCACGCGGTGACCAATAGTGCCCCAGGCACTTACCTGTGTGGGTGCATAAGCTAAAAATCCTACGATTAAAGCTGTGGCTAGTTTTTTTCTAATGGATGTTAAGATCATTTTATAGTTCTTTTTGGATGCAGGTAACTTTTTGTTTCAACGCCAGTTTTATTTCACGTTGATCATTCATGCTTTCGAGCGTAAGGCTATCTGCTGAACGCTTATTAATCAGGAAGTTTTTTTCGTACCGGCCAATGCGGTAGCAACCCGATATTTTTTGTTTGTAATTGGCGTGCGTAAAGGTAGCGCCGATAATTAAGGTGTCGCCCCTTACAGTATAAACGCCTTTTGCGTATTCTTTCCAGATTCCTTTATTGAAGCAGGAATCCTCGTAGAAATTAACTTTACTGTGGGTAACCAGGTCAATATAAACCGAATCGCAGGTAAATTTGAAATGATGTTGAGTATAATTACTTAACCTGTTACTGAAGGCAACCGAATCTTCATTCCAAACGCCTTGCATAAATGCTTCGCCCTTACCCTGAATATTAGGCCTCGGACTACAGGCTACCTGAAAGATGGATAATGTAAAAAGGATAATGTAAAAATTCCTTAAACAGGGATGCATTTTGTTCATTGGGTTTTTAATCGTTGCTCATAGGAAACTGATCATGGAATACATTAGGCTTTTTAACCGTATTGTGAATCAGGATTAACAAACCTACAGCAAAACAAAGGCTGGCTAATGTACCAATAAGACCAATTATGGTGTAATATATTGAAATTTCAGTATAGGCGATATTTCTACTGGCTGTCCAAAGCGGGACTAAAAAATAAAGCAAGTGTGTAAATAAACCAATTCCGGAGCCAATAGTCATTAAAACAGCTTCAACTACTTTTTTTTTCGATAGAAAATAGCAGCAGCTTCCAAATACGATGCAAGGTGCAATAACAGATGTTAAGCTCAGCAGAGTAGTAAGTATTGAATTCATATTTGTCTATTGTTTAATTAGCCATGTTGATTTAAACCTGCAATTATATTTTTAACTGAGACGTCATTCCCACACAGGCGGGAATGACGATCTTCTTCAGCTTATTTCAAGCTGCCTACCATATCTTCCGGACGAACCCACTCATCAAACTGCTCGTTGGTTAACAGGCCTAGCTCTACAGCTGCTGCTTTTAAAGTTTTATTTTCTTTATGTGCTTTCTTTGCAATTTTTGCTGCGTTTTCGTAACCTACATGTGGGTTTAATGCAGTAACCAGCATTAACGAATTTTGTAAGTGTTTTTCAATTTCAGGTAAGTTTGCAGTAATTCCTTCCGCACATTTATCGGTGAAAGAAACACAGGCATCGCCAATTAAACGTGCCGATTGCAATACGTTAGCTGCAATTAATGGTTTAAAAACGTTCAGTTCGAAATGACCTGACATGCCACCAACTGAAACGGCTACATCGTTACCAATTACCTGGGCGCAAACCATAGTTAAAGCTTCAGGCTGGGTTGGGTTAACTTTACCTGGCATGATAGATGATCCTGGTTCGTTATCCGGAATAACAATTTCGCCAATACCGCAACGTGGGCCAGAGCTCAACATGCGTACATCATTGGCAACTTTCATTAAGGCAACAGCAGTACGTTTTAAAGCGCCCGAAAGTTCAACCATGGCATCGTGTGCAGCTAGAGCTTCAAATTTATTTGGTGCAGTAACAAATGGTAAGCCAGTTAAATCGGCAATTTTTTTAGCCACTAAAAC is drawn from Pedobacter sp. HDW13 and contains these coding sequences:
- a CDS encoding glycosyltransferase family 4 protein, whose protein sequence is MKVVHLNTYDGNGGAGRACLRLSNALKASGIDSKVLVYYKFGQNPKIDTFSKSPIQKARAIYNILSERYFSKWLSKSVKTPFSLQWFGRSVINHPEVKNADIIHLHWVNHGFLNPKFLAQLDELEKPIVWTFHDSNAFTGGCHVRYGCEHFHQQCGNCPILKISGKHDISHKTWMRKQKAYTELNFHIVAPSKWMAASVKFSSLLGTRKTTVIPNTIETKIFKPYVKAEAKKILKINPDKFVLMSGFMPSKNDKHKGTPYLIEALEILARRSGIQKENIEIVIFGNKENAEMPEFPFKTTFLGTINKDDHLAKCYSAADAFITPSLEDNLPNTVMESLACATPVVAFTTGGIPDMVKHMQNGYLAEYQNAEDLANGIEWLYHRPNKDEIQKAARLSILTDFSEEVIAAEHIHLYETLIDLQPK
- a CDS encoding S41 family peptidase — encoded protein: MIKSLLKSLATLAFLWPAHSFCQNQTYFAAYPALTPDAQTIVFSYDGDIWKVPVKGGVASRITAMQGEEINPKISPDGKWLAFSSNQFGNYDVYLMPVAGGDIKQLTFNDASDEVDNWSWDSKTIYFTSGRYNSFSSYKVNVNGGTAVRLFNNYFNTTHHIAESPGGELFFNDTWESMRFANRKHYKGAYNPDIQSYNLKTKNYKRYTDYIGKDFWTSVDQKGNVFFVSDEGNDEYNLYTFIAGKKTGLTNFDTSIKRPFVAANGTTVVFEKDYQLYTYDVATKKTEKVNISTSRNQVLSKEQEYDVRGNISAFDVSTDGKKMAFISRGEVFVSDADGKFIRKITNSGERAMECKWLADNKTILFSQTANGYQNWFTITGDGKGTIKQLTKDKANNRDITLNKTKTMGVYLSGRNELKLIDLKNFESKTLVTDEFWALQSAAPSFSPNDEYVLFTVYRNFEQDIVVHSIKGNKTINLTNTGVTETGPAWSPDGKYIFFTSARTKPSYPTGMANAHIYRMALDNYGEPFRSDKFDDLFKETKPATTEVKPNPASQNDKKAKADTAKKRTDVKPTPNPANVITINTQDILDRIELVGPSFGGQYGTDAYAKGDKTYVFYSSNHEGGAPGLYRTTIEPFEANKTEKVADGGDYSLIQAGDKFFVLTRGVINKYTLEANKLDRIDHGYKFTRNLNAEFNQMFYETWVGLDENFYDEKFHGVDWDKMKTRYAAYLPYVNNRSDLRILLNDMLGELNSSHMGFNSLGAEERKNLTYVTNETGIIFDDENPLKVARIVAKSNAAHIGTNILAGDILTEVNGVKVDEKIDRDYYFSKPSLDREMTLTFSRNGKEVFVNVHPESTGALRGNLYDEWITQNHKNVDKWSNNRIAYSYMKNMGTGELETFLLDMVAQEENKEAIILDLRYNTGGNVHDDVLKFLSQRPYLQWKYRGGKLAPQSNFGPAAKPIVLLINEQSLSDAEMTAAGFKQLKLGKIIGTETYRWIIFTSAKGLVDGSSYRLPSWGCYTMDGKNIEKEGVKPDIFVKNTFEDRLADKDPQLEKAVAEILKDLK
- a CDS encoding bifunctional 2-polyprenyl-6-hydroxyphenol methylase/3-demethylubiquinol 3-O-methyltransferase UbiG; translated protein: MANLLTDRAFWVNYWESKKGLAVRLPSNYLFHRQLADVIQQNQVKTAIELGGFPGYYAVFLKKYFKLDVTLLDYFVHPPVVKELLEKNELTEKDIHIIETDLFNYTPEKQYDLVLSCGLIEHFNDTADIINRHIAFVKPGGTLFITLPNFKAVNGWFQKNFDKENYDKHNIDSMNPALLQKICEDAGLKEVKSGYFGRFSVWLENEDQKSAGVRVFKKAVWLAGKIFTKIIPFESKNLSPYIILEAKKN